Proteins encoded in a region of the Nitrospira sp. genome:
- a CDS encoding lipid-binding SYLF domain-containing protein, which produces MRFCEQQRFGTFTRALVAAVFTGGLVAGGALSALAADSTEQQQLVDKAQVTLQNLFTDPSVGPALRDSKEDTKALFIVPQFIRGAFIFGGAGGSGVLLVRDEATKKWSEPAFYNIGSASFGLQAGGDVSEMIFVVVTQRGLEQFYRNEFKIGLDAGMALGPVGEGGGVKGITADLLGYAKKKGAYVGMSVDGSIITVSNDSNAAYYGKPVRPTDIIVKHAVSNPKSEFLRKAADKF; this is translated from the coding sequence ATGCGGTTTTGTGAGCAACAGCGATTCGGCACGTTCACTCGGGCTCTCGTCGCAGCGGTTTTTACCGGAGGACTGGTTGCGGGTGGAGCCCTGTCCGCCCTGGCCGCTGATTCCACGGAACAGCAGCAGCTCGTGGACAAGGCACAGGTGACGCTGCAAAATTTATTCACCGATCCCAGCGTGGGACCGGCGCTCCGTGACTCGAAAGAGGACACCAAGGCCCTCTTCATCGTGCCGCAATTCATCCGTGGCGCCTTTATCTTCGGCGGGGCCGGAGGGAGCGGGGTGTTGCTCGTCCGTGATGAGGCGACGAAGAAATGGTCCGAGCCGGCCTTTTACAACATCGGCTCTGCCAGCTTCGGCCTGCAGGCCGGAGGCGACGTCTCGGAGATGATCTTTGTCGTGGTGACCCAGCGAGGGTTGGAACAGTTCTATCGCAACGAATTCAAAATCGGGCTTGACGCCGGCATGGCGCTAGGCCCGGTCGGTGAAGGAGGGGGCGTCAAAGGGATCACCGCGGACCTCCTCGGCTATGCCAAGAAGAAAGGGGCCTACGTCGGAATGTCGGTAGACGGCTCGATCATTACGGTCTCGAATGATTCCAACGCGGCCTACTATGGGAAACCCGTGCGGCCGACGGACATCATCGTCAAACACGCGGTCAGTAATCCCAAATCCGAGTTCCTCCGCAAGGCGGCCGACAAGTTCTGA
- a CDS encoding lipid-binding SYLF domain-containing protein — protein MRFCQQRRFAMFTRALLAAVLTGTVAAGGAVTALAEDFAEQQQLVDKAKMTLESFFADPSMGPALRDLKQDTKAIYIVPQILRGAFIFGGAGGSGVLLVRDEETKKWSEPAFYNIGSASFGLQAGGDVSETVFIVRNQRGLEQFYRHDFKLGLDASMALGPVGEGGSVKGITADLVGYAKKKGAFVGMSVNGSIIAVSDDSNAAYYGQAVRPTDIIVKRSVSNPKSADLRNAAAKF, from the coding sequence ATGCGGTTTTGTCAGCAGCGGAGATTCGCCATGTTCACCCGAGCTCTCCTCGCAGCGGTTCTCACCGGAACAGTGGCTGCGGGTGGCGCAGTGACAGCCCTCGCCGAGGATTTCGCGGAACAACAGCAGCTCGTGGACAAGGCCAAGATGACGCTGGAAAGCTTTTTCGCAGATCCCAGCATGGGACCGGCGCTCCGTGATCTGAAACAGGACACCAAAGCCATCTACATCGTGCCGCAAATCCTCCGTGGCGCCTTCATCTTCGGCGGGGCGGGGGGGAGCGGGGTGTTGCTCGTCCGTGACGAGGAAACGAAGAAATGGTCCGAGCCGGCTTTTTACAACATCGGCTCTGCCAGCTTCGGCTTGCAGGCCGGAGGCGACGTCTCGGAGACCGTCTTTATCGTGCGGAACCAGAGGGGGCTGGAACAGTTCTATCGCCACGATTTCAAACTCGGGCTTGACGCCAGCATGGCGCTAGGCCCGGTCGGTGAAGGAGGGTCTGTGAAAGGGATCACCGCGGATCTCGTCGGCTATGCAAAGAAGAAAGGGGCCTTCGTCGGAATGTCGGTGAATGGCTCTATCATTGCGGTCTCCGATGATTCCAACGCGGCCTACTATGGGCAAGCCGTGCGACCGACGGACATCATCGTCAAGCGCAGCGTCAGTAATCCCAAATCCGCCGACCTCCGCAACGCTGCTGCCAAGTTCTGA
- a CDS encoding outer membrane protein transport protein, with amino-acid sequence MTIRKRRLTITVMAVAVLLPAFAQAGGGLSLYEIATSDVGLASAGWAARAQDPATLLKNPAGMSRLEGNQFQGGAQLLYASIGFSPGPGTTVSGNDGGNPVGLLPNLSAFYVHGLGKDVKVGLGLFSNFGSALNYDSGWVGRYYALENTLIGVSVMPGASYRLNEQWSIGAAANIMIGYLNYNAAINNNVLAVTNRPDGEIQARDTTVGAGGNFGLLYEPRKGTRIGVTYYSQISLNFGTVPAFTGLSNPVFVAIQNRGLLGNEIDLGMTVPQSVMLSSYHEFTDRWAMMLDFGWQQWSKFGKVDIGITGGNVNPSLTTDINYQDTYHVALGNRYQLNDKWLVNAGFAWDSSMVKDQDRTVTLPVGQVFRFGLGAEWQARPTLNVAFSYELAYTGDMPAAQNRGPLAGAVVGSFPGTYLNFFQVSFIWGKGAGGWAKGAGGTGSAKEAS; translated from the coding sequence GTGACGATTCGTAAACGCCGTCTCACGATCACAGTCATGGCCGTTGCAGTGTTGCTTCCGGCTTTTGCACAGGCCGGCGGTGGCCTTTCGCTCTACGAGATCGCCACCTCGGACGTCGGTCTGGCGAGCGCGGGATGGGCGGCTCGCGCGCAGGACCCGGCCACGCTCTTGAAGAACCCAGCCGGGATGAGTCGGCTGGAAGGGAACCAGTTCCAAGGCGGCGCCCAGCTCCTCTATGCCAGCATAGGATTCAGCCCCGGCCCTGGCACCACCGTGTCCGGCAACGATGGGGGCAATCCGGTCGGCCTCCTGCCAAACCTGAGCGCGTTCTATGTGCATGGACTGGGCAAGGATGTCAAAGTGGGCCTGGGCCTCTTTTCGAATTTCGGGTCCGCGCTGAACTATGACTCCGGGTGGGTCGGCCGCTACTACGCGCTTGAGAACACCCTGATCGGCGTCAGCGTCATGCCGGGGGCGAGCTATCGCCTCAACGAGCAATGGTCGATCGGGGCTGCGGCCAACATCATGATCGGGTACCTGAACTACAACGCCGCCATCAATAACAATGTGCTCGCCGTCACCAATCGTCCCGATGGGGAGATCCAAGCACGAGACACGACCGTCGGAGCAGGCGGGAATTTCGGCCTGCTCTATGAGCCGAGGAAGGGCACGAGGATCGGCGTGACCTACTATTCCCAGATCAGCCTCAACTTCGGCACCGTCCCTGCGTTCACCGGCTTGTCCAATCCGGTCTTCGTGGCCATTCAAAATCGGGGCCTGTTGGGCAACGAAATCGATCTCGGGATGACCGTCCCACAATCCGTGATGCTCAGCTCCTACCACGAGTTCACAGACCGGTGGGCCATGATGCTCGATTTCGGATGGCAGCAATGGAGCAAGTTCGGCAAGGTGGATATCGGGATCACCGGAGGCAATGTGAATCCGAGCCTCACGACCGACATCAACTACCAGGACACCTACCATGTTGCGTTGGGAAACCGGTATCAGCTGAATGACAAGTGGCTGGTCAACGCCGGTTTTGCGTGGGACAGTTCTATGGTGAAGGATCAGGACCGCACAGTCACGCTCCCAGTGGGACAGGTTTTTCGGTTCGGGCTGGGGGCGGAATGGCAGGCCCGTCCCACTCTCAACGTCGCGTTCAGTTACGAGCTGGCCTACACCGGTGATATGCCGGCGGCTCAGAACCGAGGGCCGTTGGCCGGAGCGGTTGTCGGATCGTTCCCCGGGACCTACCTCAATTTCTTTCAGGTGAGTTTCATCTGGGGCAAGGGGGCGGGCGGATGGGCCAAGGGGGCGGGTGGAACCGGATCGGCGAAGGAGGCGAGTTGA